Genomic segment of Chrysiogenes arsenatis DSM 11915:
CTGTACGAGCTTCAACGCGAAGTTCGGGGCGAGTAAAACTCGACCTTTACGAATCAGCTTCGGGACGTACCATTTTCCCTGGAATAACATAGGCATCAAACTCGTCGGACGTAAGCAACCCCAACTGTAACGCAGCCTCTTTAAGCGTTAACTGCTCCTTGTGAGCTGTTTTTGCGATTAAAGCGGCCTTATCGTACCCGATATGCGGATTGAGTGCGGTTACTAACATTAATGAGTTGTGTAAATGATGCTCAATACGATCCCGATCTGGCTCCAACCCGACCACACAATGATCGGCAAAAGAGACCATCGCATCCGACAACAATCGGACGCTTTGCAGAAAGTTATATATAATGAGGGGCTTAAAAACATTCAGCTCAAAATTTCCCTGCGACGCACCGAAAGCAATCGCCGTATCATTGGCGAATACTTGGCATGCCACCATCGTGACCATCTCTGACTGTGTTGGATTGACCTTGCCAGGCATAATGGAACTTCCTGGTTCGTTTTCTGGAATGGTAATTTCCCCAAGTCCACAACGCGGCCCACTAGCCAACCAACGAACATCATTGGCTATTTTCATAAGATTTGCCGCTAACCCTTTGTTAGCGCCACTCGCAAACGTTAAAGCATCGTGAGACGTCAACGAATGGAATTTATTCGGTGCCGAAATAAATTGCACCCCTGTCAGTTCAGTGAGCTTTTGTGATACAAGTTCGCCAAGACGAGGATGTGCATTTAACCCTGTTCCAACAGCGGTGCCACCAATAGCGAGCTCACGCAAATAGCGCAAAGCATCAATAATATGCTCACGGCTATGCTCCAACATGGAAACATACCCGCTCATTTCCTGTCCAAGCGTGATCGGCGTCGCGTCCTGCAAATGTGTACGCCCGATCTTCACAATTGAATCAAACGCATCTGACTTCTGCTGAAATATTACTCGCAAATGATCCAATGCTGGGAGTAGGCGCTGCTCTACTTCTAAAACAGCCGCAATGTGCATTGCCGTTGGAAAGGTATCGTTTGAGCTTTGCGACATATTTACATGGTCGTTCGGATGAATAAGCTTCTGCGTACGGAAGTTACCACCCAGTAGTTCCGTCGCTAGATTGGCAATCACCTCATTGACATTCATATTACTCTGGGTGCCGCTACCAGTTTGCCAGACAACCAGTGGAAACTGATCATCGTGCTGACCATCAAGCAGCGCCTGACATGCAGCTACAATAGCACGACACTTTTCGCTCTCTAACTTTTTAAGCTCATGATTAACAAGCGCAACGCTTTTCTTGAGCAGCACAAATGCGCGAATTACTTCCTGAGGCATACGCTCTTTGCCTACTGCAAAATTTTGCATACTGCGCTGTGTTTGCGCACCCCAGTAGGCATTCTCTGGAACTGCAATTTCCCCCATCGTATCCTTTTCAACTCTCGTAGCCATTGCCAACTCCTTTCAAGCTTGAGGTAAGCAATAAAAAAGCCGACCACTTGCATGATCGGCGAGTAAACAGTCATGTTCTTTCGAACCAAAAGGGAGCGTCACATACAAGCGACCAAGAAGCCTACTGCGACACCGTCGGCGCCACAGGGGCAAGCGGCTCACTTGGAGCGGTGGGAGACACTTCTAAAGCATCAGAAAACCGCTTAAGACTGGCCGGCCCGATGCCTTTCACACTTACCAAGTCATCAATACTGGCAAATGGACCGTTTGCTGCACGATACTCCACGATTGCTTCAGCTGTTTTCTGACCAATCCCCTTTACCGTCATCAAATCCTGTACCGTAGCCGTGTTAACATTCACTTTTGCCATTGCGACTGTAAACAAAGTCAAAAGCATGAAAATCACAAACAAAAATTTCATAAACACCCTCCATGAAGACATGAAAAAACAGTATCACGTGCTTCATAAAAAGTGAAATGGAAAATTTCGTTACATTAAAAAATATAATAGAGGCGGTAATTAAATAAATTTATTCGCTTTCCATACAACTTCAAAACAGTAGCAACCTTCACCCTCTTCACTCGTTACTGGCAGCGATACCGATTTGCCATCAAGGTTCGTTGAAATAAGCAGAGAAAGCCCACCAGCATTTGTCACCCGTCCTAAAAATGGTGCACCATTATGGTAGGTCAATGCGGGAACGCCATCAAGCAGCGGAAAGTTCACACGACGATTCAATAATACTAAGTCGCCACGGCGTAAAAGTGGCTGGAAATCTTCACTGTTGATACGAACCCAAAAGCACGACTCAGCTGGTTTTTCAATCCCTTGCGTCATCAATTGCGGTACTGGGAAGAAATCAATCGCGGCATTCGGTGAAGTATATGCTTCAGGTTGTGGAGAAAAGCCTTCAAAAACCGGCACGATTGCAAGATCAAGTCGCTCTTCAACTGGCAATTCCTTTTTTTCAATTGGCAATTGCGGATCAAATAATGCCGCCAAGTTGACATTCAACGCATCCGCTAATCTTTCAAGAATAAGGATATTAAGCTTCCGCTTTCCAGTCTCAATTTGACGAATGTACGATCCTTCGATCCCAACAGCCAAACCCAACTTTTCAGATGAAAGACGTTTACTTTTACGGATGATCCGGATTTTGCGGCCAATAATTTCTGAAATGTTCATAAAACCTCCTGTAGACAATAACTTCAATGCTCACATTGCAATAATACTTGCCACTAGCGAAAATACTTTTACCGCAAAAACACCACATATGCAACACAATTGCACAAAATAAACATAGCAATTAACACTATCAGTTGCACAATATAAGGACAAATAGGGATCTATCGTCACAATAAACCCAGCAAAACACTTAATGTACAGCTTTTACTAGAATCGAAGTTCACCATGAAAATCAAAAGATATTACTTCAACATATCGCGTGCTACTTGCTATCCGGATAGAGCGTGGATATACTTCTGCCTCTTGGCGCTTCGTGCGGCAAAGCATTTCTGGCAGGAGTATACAGCATGAGTCATGAACCGAATAAAATCATCTATTCAATGATGCGCGTCAGCAAAGCGTACAACAACAAACAAGTGATCAAAAACATCTCCCTGTCGTATTTCTACGGTGCCAAAATCGGTGTACTCGGGCTGAATGGTTCCGGGAAATCGTCGCTGTTGCGGATTATGGCTGGAGTTGACAAAGATTTTAACGGCGAAGCAGTTCTTTCGCCGGGTTATAGCGTCGGGTATCTGGAGCAGGAACCGCTGGTTGACTGCACAAAAACCGTACGCGAAGTCGTTGAAGAAGGGGTGCAGGAAACCGTCGATCTGCTGCGCGAATTTGAAGAAATTAACGCGGCGTTTGCCGATCCCGATGCTGATATGGAAAAGCTTTGCGATCGTCAAGCTAAAGTACAGGATAAACTCGACGCCCTCGAAGCGTGGGATCTTGATTCGCGCCTTGAAATGGCAATGGATGCGCTACGCTGCCCGCCGGGCGATGCTTCCGTCAGCGTGCTCTCTGGTGGCGAACGTCGCCGAGTGGCACTCTGCCGTTTGCTGCTGCAAAAACCGGATATCCTCCTGCTCGACGAACCGACGAACCACCTTGACGCCGAATCAGTCGCGTGGCTGGAGCACCACCTGCAAAGCTATCCCGGCACCATCATCGCAGTAACCCACGACCGGTATTTCCTCGATAACGTAGCCGGATGGATTCTGGAGCTAGATCGTGGCGAAGGAATTCCGTGGAAAGGGAACTATTCTTCGTGGCTTGATCAGAAACAGGAACGTCTGCGCCGTGAAGAAAAATCAGAATCCAACCGTCAAAAAACTCTTGAGCGCGAACTGGAATGGATTCGCATGAGCGCCAAAGGGCGTCACGCCAAAAGTCAGGCGCGTATCAGTGCGTATGAAAAACTGCTCGGCGAAGAGGGCGAAAAGCGCGCCAAAGATCTGGAACTCTATATCCCACCAGGACCACGCCTTGGCGATGTGGTTATTGATGCTGATAACCTCTCCAAAGCATACGGCGACCGTTTGCTGGTCGAAGGGCTTTCGTTTCAACTACCGCCGGGGGGTATTGTCGGGATTATCGGCCCGAACGGGGCGGGGAAATCGACCCTGTTCCGCATGATTACCGGCGCCGAAAAACCCGACAGTGGCACGATTCGCATTGGCGAAACCGTAAAGCTGGCCTACGTTGACCAGAGTCGTGAGCTTGACCCGAAAAAAAGCATCTGGGAAGAGATCACCGATGGGCAGGATCAGCTCAAACTCGGCTCACAACTCGTCAATTCACGCGCCTACGTCGCCCGTTTTAACTTTTCGGGCAGTGATCAACAAAAGAAAGTTTCGGAAATATCCGGTGGAGAACGCAACCGCGTACACTTGGCAAAAATGTTAAAAGAAGGGGCGAACGTCATTCTGCTCGATGAACCGACGAACGACCTTGACGTCAACACCATGCGTGCGCTCGAAGAAGCGCTGGAAAACTTTGCCGGTTGTGCTGTAGTCATCAGCCACGACCGCTGGTTCCTTGACCGTCTGGCAACGCATATCCTTGCCTTTGAAGGCGATAGCCGCGCAGTATGGTTTGAAGGAAACTATTCCGAATACGAAGCCGATCGCAAAAAACGCCTAGGCGGCGAAGCAGCCGTACCGAAACGAATCAAATATCGGCAATTGACGCGGTAGAAAAATTCACTCAACACAGTATCATCTTGCAAGGCTTATCAATGGGGCGAGACACTCGCCCCCTGTTGCACTTTGAAGCAGTTGCGATATTCCATAACTATCCATTTCAAAGGAGCACTGAGTGTCGCACGAAGAACGCCTTATCACCCCACAAACGCTCAGCGATGACCCGCAGGAGTATTCGCTGCGGCCAACGCGATTACATGAATACATTGGTCAAGCGCGGGTGAAAGAAAACATGGAAGTGTTCATCAATGCTGCCAAAGGGCGCGATGAGTCACTTGACCATATCCTTTTTTCCGGCCCTCCAGGACTGGGAAAAACCACGATTGCTAACATTATTGCGCAGGAAATGGGGGTTAACATCCGTTCTACGTCGGGGCCGGTGATTGAAAAATCAGCCGATCTGGCAGCGATTTTAACCAACCTACAAGCCGGCGACGTGCTCTTTATCGACGAAATTCACCGTATGAGCACAGCCATTGAAGAGGTGCTCTATCCTGCGATGGAGGATTTTCAGCTCGATATCGTGATTGGTCAGGGGCCGGCAGCGCGCAGTATTAAAATTGACCTGCCCCGCTTTACACTTATTGGCGCTACCACACGCGCAGGTTTACTGAGCGCGCCTTTTCGTGATCGTTTTGGCGTGCATAGTCGCTTGGAATTTTATTCAGCCGAAGAGTTGTTTGCGATTATTATCCGCTCAGCTCGGCTGTTGGCGATTCCGGTTGACGATGCTGGAGCAAAAGAGCTCGCACGCCGTTCGCGCGGCACACCGCGCATTGCAAATCGGTTACTGCGACGTGTGCGCGATTTTGCACAAATTGTTGGCCAAGGCGTTATTACCGAAGAAATTGCCCGGTATGCACTGGCAAAACTAGAAGTCGATAACGCTGGGCTTGATTATCTCGACCGTAAGCTTCTGCTCGCGCTTATTGAAAAATTTGACGGTGGCCCAGTCGGACTAGAGACGCTAGCGGCCTATGCCGCAGAAGAGAAAGGGACAATTGAAGATGTCTGCGAGCCGTATCTGATTCAGCAAGGACTGTTGCAGCGCACACCGCGTGGTCGCGTGGCGACGTTAGCGGCGTATCGCCATCTGGGAATTCCCTGCGATAAAACGCCAACAGCGCCGGCAGATCCGACGCTGTTTGACGAAAAATAAGGGTGTGATATCTCTCTGACAAAAACCCGCAAAGGGGACACCCATTGCTACGCCAATCGCAAAAACTCGGCAACCATTTTTTCAACTCCAACAGCCACTTCGCCAACCGATTGGCCAAGCATGTACGCAGGTGTGGTGACGACTTTATGGGCGGTGTCAATGCTGACGCCGTCCACGGGAAGGGCTTGGTGTTTGGCACCAGTTTTTTCAATCTCGGCAGCCGTGCCTTCATCTGTGCCAATAGTAACGGTAACGCCAGATGAACCAAGCACTTTAGCCAGCAAAGCGGGAGCGATACAGAGCCCGCCGATAACCTTTCCCGCTGCCGCAAAGTCGCGTAGCACCCGCTCAATGTCGGGGTTGACGCTGCACAACGCTCCATCGACGGCGAAAGTGCAAAGATTTTTTGCCACCCCAAATCCACCGGGAAAAATAATCCCATCAAACTGACTGGCATCGATAGTGGAAAGCTCCTGAACCGCGCCACGTGCAATACGCGCTGATTCAACTAACACATTGCGCGTTTCGCTCGTGACTTCCCCAGTCAGGTGATTGATGACATGCATCTGGTTGATGTTTGGGGCAGCGCATGTGACGCTTGCTCCACCGCGCTCAAGGGCAAGGAGTGTGAGAACGGCTTCTTGAATTTCGGCACCATCATAGACGCCGCAACCGGCAAGGACGACACAAATTTTCTTGTTAGCCATGAGTATACCTCCTGTTTTCTTGTTGGTTAGCGAATTACACACTGCCACCGCAACTACTGCGCGGGTGAGACGGACTCAGCATTTTCTTTGGCGGCTTCCGCTTTTTTGCGTGCCTGATAGAGCTGCATAAAGTTGACACTCGGTAGAGTAATTACGCCATATTCACTACGAAGCGTAAGGTTTGACACCATTTCACGGCTATAAGGAAGTAGTAGAGAAGGGCAGTTCACATTGAGGACTACCGCCATATCATCGGCATCATATTCTCCCTGTAGTGCAAAAATTCCAGAAATCACCACTTCAAGGACAAAAGGTGCCGTTTTTTCTTCAGTAAAAACCAGTGAGGTCACAAGGCTCACCTTGTAACGATTTTCGTCGTCGAGTTTGAGATGCGAGGTGTTAAAATTCATCTGCATTTCTTGCTGTCCGGTAACATCTTTGAGCTGATAACGTGGACGTGTGCGGTAGTTAACCCCTTCCAGTAATGTTCCGAGAAGATGAATGCCTCCGAGTGAACTCATGCGATAGACTCCTTTGTGTAGTATGCAAGTAGAATGTCATAAAACTGTGAATATGCGTATTTTGACTACTCGCGCGTCAATAACTGCGCACTGACAAGCCCGATGATAGTACGAATCTCTGGATTTGGTGAAAAAACATTCAGCGAATAAAACGTGTTTTTTCCGTCGCGACGCTCAATCAAATACCCTTCTTCACGCAATACTTTCAGGTGCGTGCTAATCGTAGGTTGACTGAGAGTAAATTCCCGCACCAAATCGCTGACACACCGTTCCCGTTGTTGCGACAATTTGGCAATAATTTGCAATCGTGTGGGATCACCGAGCGCCTTGTACATCTGAGCCATCGTCCGAACTGCTTTATCGTTCATTACTTTCCCCTTCAATATCCTCTATTAACGAGCATTACCCCTTATCGCGTTTCAGCATCTGGCGCAGTTCGACAATTTCTTCGAGCAGTGATTGAATATCATCACCCAACTCTGGATCAATCCCCGCATTGATATGGGCAGAAGCGCGCTGCACTCGAGGGATGAGTGAATTCACCCGTTGCTCAACCGCATCGGCCATGCCGTTCGGAACGAGGTTTGCCGGGTGACTTTCAATCAGTTGATTGATGTAATATGTGTGATCAAGGAAGTAGGAAACAAATTCTCCAAGAACATGGAAAATTCGCATATCCCCTTCTGAAAAATAGCTTGTATTGGGATGAGAAAAATTCATTGCACCCAAAAGTTCATCGCCGGAAATAAGAGGAACCGAAACCAATGAACCGACCATCACGCGTGCGTCGCGCCGAGGCGCAAAGCGCTTATCTTTTTCTACATCGGTTACAAAGGCAATTTCGCGATATTGCGCTACCCAACCAGTCACCCCTTCGCCGAAAGCAAACGTCGGAACTTCATCGCCAGACCCTTCAACCGCTTTGGCAACACGATCTTCACGTCGATACGTGGCGACTAAGCGCAAGCGACCTTGGTCGGGCAGAAATATCGATCCATTTTGGAAATCCATTTCACGACCAATAACCTGAAGAGCGCATTGGCAGGCGTCAGCCAGAGGCATAGGGTGATCGTAGAGTTGCAATAAACGAATAGAGCACGACAGAGCATTGACCATTTTATCATAATTGATCCGCAGGTCATTGAGCGAGCTGTACGCAATCCGCTTTTCCATCCCCATGAAATAAATTTTTTGCACCAACAGGCGGGTCTCTTTGTCGGCAATTAACGCCAATTCGCTTTTGGAAACTTTGTTGTCTAAGACTTGGCGGATCAGATGGATAAGTTCGCTATTTTCCATTATATAAGCTCCGATACAAGTGAAGTTACCTTTTCTGCCAAATTGCGGTGTGCTTCAATGAGACCAGCAGAAAAAGGCTCGTCGATACCGAGGAGGTCTAGCGCAACGGGATCTGGCGACCAAACAATTGTCGTCTGATAGAGGCTGGAGGCGATTTGGTGTGCAATGTCATTTGACAGTGCCGTTACCGCAATCAGGCTGGCATATCGACTGAATTCTTTTGGAATCTGACTTACCGTATGATGATAAGTAATGGCGGCCTGAATCCCAGCGGGAAGTTTCCACTTCGTGGCAATATACGAACCGGCCTCAGCGTGGTCGACACCGAATTCAGCCAGCTCAAGCCGGCATAACTCCTCTTCGCTTCCCTTCGATTCGGCAAGCATCTGCGAGTACTTTTCACGATCAACCAAAAACATCCCCATCTTGCCAATATCGTGCAGAATGCCGGCGACATAACCAAGGTCAGCAAAAGGTATCGCCAGCCTAGCGCCAATCGATTTCCCTAACACCGCGACACACAATGAATGCTCCCAAAAACTTTTCAGCCGTGTTTCGAGTTCTGGGTCGTTACTAATTACCTGTCCGGCAAAGGTACCCAGTACAAGCCCACTCAGCGAGTCCATACCAATGCGCATAATCGCATTTTGAACCGTCGTACATTCGGAACCGCGAGCATAAAAAGCACTATTGGCCATGCCAACCACTTTGCCGCTTAGGTTGGGATCAGTAGAAATAGAATTTGCAATTTTCTGGAAATTGGCTTTCGGGTCGCCCAACACTTCAATAATTTCGGCAATTACCCCTGACGGACTGGGGAAGGAATCGGTAACCTGAATAATCTCTGATAATCTACTCATGGGCAGCTCCCTGAAGGACATTGAGAAGTTTGTGTTTTAACTCTTGTGCTTCGCGGTAATATGGTGAAGCAGGAATGACCTGATCAAACCAGTCAACAAGACTCCGTATTTGATGCGGTTCAATATCGGTCACGGTCGCTTGCTCCAAGACATGCTCCAAATCAGCCGAAGCAATTTTATAGGCCAACTCAGAGCGAAGCAAACGGGTTGTTTCATCAGGCTCTTCGATCTTCCCTAACACGGAAAAGGCCATGCGCCAGTCATCACGATGGTAATAGCGGCGAGCTTCTTGGCGGTACACATCGGGTGCTCGCTTTTTTGCCAGTTCAATTTTTTGGTTCGCAAGGAGCGCCAAATGCTCTACTCGTTCGAGATTACCAAGCCCTTTTTTTGAAACCTCTTGGAGAACCTTTAACGAAATCTGCGCCAACTCTATCGCTTGATTGATTTCGCCTTGATCGATCACGGTGTCGACGCGCCGTAAAACCTCTTCTACTGAA
This window contains:
- the fumC gene encoding class II fumarate hydratase; protein product: MATRVEKDTMGEIAVPENAYWGAQTQRSMQNFAVGKERMPQEVIRAFVLLKKSVALVNHELKKLESEKCRAIVAACQALLDGQHDDQFPLVVWQTGSGTQSNMNVNEVIANLATELLGGNFRTQKLIHPNDHVNMSQSSNDTFPTAMHIAAVLEVEQRLLPALDHLRVIFQQKSDAFDSIVKIGRTHLQDATPITLGQEMSGYVSMLEHSREHIIDALRYLRELAIGGTAVGTGLNAHPRLGELVSQKLTELTGVQFISAPNKFHSLTSHDALTFASGANKGLAANLMKIANDVRWLASGPRCGLGEITIPENEPGSSIMPGKVNPTQSEMVTMVACQVFANDTAIAFGASQGNFELNVFKPLIIYNFLQSVRLLSDAMVSFADHCVVGLEPDRDRIEHHLHNSLMLVTALNPHIGYDKAALIAKTAHKEQLTLKEAALQLGLLTSDEFDAYVIPGKMVRPEADS
- a CDS encoding ComEA family DNA-binding protein, with the protein product MKFLFVIFMLLTLFTVAMAKVNVNTATVQDLMTVKGIGQKTAEAIVEYRAANGPFASIDDLVSVKGIGPASLKRFSDALEVSPTAPSEPLAPVAPTVSQ
- a CDS encoding helix-turn-helix domain-containing protein; translation: MNISEIIGRKIRIIRKSKRLSSEKLGLAVGIEGSYIRQIETGKRKLNILILERLADALNVNLAALFDPQLPIEKKELPVEERLDLAIVPVFEGFSPQPEAYTSPNAAIDFFPVPQLMTQGIEKPAESCFWVRINSEDFQPLLRRGDLVLLNRRVNFPLLDGVPALTYHNGAPFLGRVTNAGGLSLLISTNLDGKSVSLPVTSEEGEGCYCFEVVWKANKFI
- the ettA gene encoding energy-dependent translational throttle protein EttA; amino-acid sequence: MSHEPNKIIYSMMRVSKAYNNKQVIKNISLSYFYGAKIGVLGLNGSGKSSLLRIMAGVDKDFNGEAVLSPGYSVGYLEQEPLVDCTKTVREVVEEGVQETVDLLREFEEINAAFADPDADMEKLCDRQAKVQDKLDALEAWDLDSRLEMAMDALRCPPGDASVSVLSGGERRRVALCRLLLQKPDILLLDEPTNHLDAESVAWLEHHLQSYPGTIIAVTHDRYFLDNVAGWILELDRGEGIPWKGNYSSWLDQKQERLRREEKSESNRQKTLERELEWIRMSAKGRHAKSQARISAYEKLLGEEGEKRAKDLELYIPPGPRLGDVVIDADNLSKAYGDRLLVEGLSFQLPPGGIVGIIGPNGAGKSTLFRMITGAEKPDSGTIRIGETVKLAYVDQSRELDPKKSIWEEITDGQDQLKLGSQLVNSRAYVARFNFSGSDQQKKVSEISGGERNRVHLAKMLKEGANVILLDEPTNDLDVNTMRALEEALENFAGCAVVISHDRWFLDRLATHILAFEGDSRAVWFEGNYSEYEADRKKRLGGEAAVPKRIKYRQLTR
- the ruvB gene encoding Holliday junction branch migration DNA helicase RuvB, giving the protein MSHEERLITPQTLSDDPQEYSLRPTRLHEYIGQARVKENMEVFINAAKGRDESLDHILFSGPPGLGKTTIANIIAQEMGVNIRSTSGPVIEKSADLAAILTNLQAGDVLFIDEIHRMSTAIEEVLYPAMEDFQLDIVIGQGPAARSIKIDLPRFTLIGATTRAGLLSAPFRDRFGVHSRLEFYSAEELFAIIIRSARLLAIPVDDAGAKELARRSRGTPRIANRLLRRVRDFAQIVGQGVITEEIARYALAKLEVDNAGLDYLDRKLLLALIEKFDGGPVGLETLAAYAAEEKGTIEDVCEPYLIQQGLLQRTPRGRVATLAAYRHLGIPCDKTPTAPADPTLFDEK
- the elbB gene encoding isoprenoid biosynthesis glyoxalase ElbB, which codes for MANKKICVVLAGCGVYDGAEIQEAVLTLLALERGGASVTCAAPNINQMHVINHLTGEVTSETRNVLVESARIARGAVQELSTIDASQFDGIIFPGGFGVAKNLCTFAVDGALCSVNPDIERVLRDFAAAGKVIGGLCIAPALLAKVLGSSGVTVTIGTDEGTAAEIEKTGAKHQALPVDGVSIDTAHKVVTTPAYMLGQSVGEVAVGVEKMVAEFLRLA
- a CDS encoding protein-export chaperone SecB, whose product is MSSLGGIHLLGTLLEGVNYRTRPRYQLKDVTGQQEMQMNFNTSHLKLDDENRYKVSLVTSLVFTEEKTAPFVLEVVISGIFALQGEYDADDMAVVLNVNCPSLLLPYSREMVSNLTLRSEYGVITLPSVNFMQLYQARKKAEAAKENAESVSPAQ
- a CDS encoding ArsR/SmtB family transcription factor yields the protein MNDKAVRTMAQMYKALGDPTRLQIIAKLSQQRERCVSDLVREFTLSQPTISTHLKVLREEGYLIERRDGKNTFYSLNVFSPNPEIRTIIGLVSAQLLTRE
- a CDS encoding GAF domain-containing protein, which encodes MENSELIHLIRQVLDNKVSKSELALIADKETRLLVQKIYFMGMEKRIAYSSLNDLRINYDKMVNALSCSIRLLQLYDHPMPLADACQCALQVIGREMDFQNGSIFLPDQGRLRLVATYRREDRVAKAVEGSGDEVPTFAFGEGVTGWVAQYREIAFVTDVEKDKRFAPRRDARVMVGSLVSVPLISGDELLGAMNFSHPNTSYFSEGDMRIFHVLGEFVSYFLDHTYYINQLIESHPANLVPNGMADAVEQRVNSLIPRVQRASAHINAGIDPELGDDIQSLLEEIVELRQMLKRDKG
- a CDS encoding HDOD domain-containing protein; the protein is MSRLSEIIQVTDSFPSPSGVIAEIIEVLGDPKANFQKIANSISTDPNLSGKVVGMANSAFYARGSECTTVQNAIMRIGMDSLSGLVLGTFAGQVISNDPELETRLKSFWEHSLCVAVLGKSIGARLAIPFADLGYVAGILHDIGKMGMFLVDREKYSQMLAESKGSEEELCRLELAEFGVDHAEAGSYIATKWKLPAGIQAAITYHHTVSQIPKEFSRYASLIAVTALSNDIAHQIASSLYQTTIVWSPDPVALDLLGIDEPFSAGLIEAHRNLAEKVTSLVSELI